One genomic window of Maribacter aquivivus includes the following:
- the porM gene encoding type IX secretion system motor protein PorM/GldM produces MAGGKNSPRQKMVNLMYLIFIAMLALNMSKEVLAAFGIMNEKLETSNQKTTASNDAFLESLGTKASEDAAKYDKLYKNAQQIKAMSQEYYDYLEGLKTGMMEGIEDPKDYARMDMADYLDQKLFQGETLSEDGKKFMSNLTGYRDQVAAIVPAALKQSVIDRFQTGDENGKVEKRDGTKQDWINYHYEGYPLVASLAKLTQLQADVKITEEAALKSMLAGELSNQVSLKNFATSLSSTKSAYYAGEKYDGKIIISKTDNSSTPIKAELTLDGRKLTEGSDYKLEAGGVKMLIGSGSAGDHEVKGTIYFKQDGEEIPVEVKNSFATISKPNAALIAADKMNVVYRGVANPMSISIPGIPNNKVRASAPGLKSVSGSKYVMTPGTGRNVTITASGTLPDGQSVSSKSEFRIKDIPRPEGSVSKQTGSIKLPKRNVEIATVGAGLEDFDFDLNLAVSGFKFKVPGQPTVSVRGNKMNAKAKQALSRAKRGDIVQIFDIEAYITNNKSYKLKKVSPVVVEITN; encoded by the coding sequence ATGGCAGGAGGAAAAAATTCACCACGTCAGAAGATGGTCAATCTAATGTATTTGATCTTCATCGCAATGCTGGCACTAAACATGAGTAAAGAAGTATTAGCCGCATTCGGTATAATGAATGAAAAGCTAGAGACTTCAAATCAAAAGACAACCGCAAGTAACGATGCGTTCTTGGAAAGTCTTGGAACTAAAGCATCTGAAGATGCTGCAAAGTACGATAAGTTATATAAGAATGCTCAGCAGATAAAAGCAATGTCTCAAGAGTATTATGATTACTTAGAAGGACTTAAAACAGGTATGATGGAAGGGATCGAAGATCCTAAAGATTATGCTCGTATGGATATGGCTGATTACTTAGATCAGAAATTATTCCAAGGTGAAACTTTATCAGAAGACGGTAAAAAATTCATGAGTAACTTAACTGGTTATAGAGATCAAGTTGCGGCGATAGTGCCTGCAGCCTTAAAGCAATCTGTTATTGATCGTTTCCAAACAGGAGATGAGAATGGTAAAGTTGAAAAAAGAGACGGTACCAAACAAGATTGGATCAACTATCACTATGAAGGGTATCCTTTAGTAGCATCTTTAGCAAAATTAACTCAGTTACAAGCTGACGTTAAAATAACTGAAGAAGCAGCTTTAAAATCTATGTTAGCAGGTGAGTTGTCTAACCAAGTTTCTTTAAAGAACTTTGCAACATCGCTTTCATCTACTAAATCTGCATACTATGCAGGTGAGAAGTATGATGGTAAGATTATTATCAGCAAAACTGATAACTCTTCTACCCCAATAAAAGCTGAATTGACTTTAGATGGTAGAAAATTAACAGAAGGTTCTGATTATAAATTAGAAGCTGGTGGTGTTAAAATGTTGATTGGTTCTGGTTCTGCTGGTGATCATGAAGTAAAAGGTACTATCTACTTTAAGCAAGACGGTGAAGAAATTCCTGTTGAGGTTAAAAATTCATTCGCAACAATATCTAAGCCTAATGCTGCTTTAATTGCTGCTGATAAAATGAATGTTGTTTATAGAGGTGTTGCTAACCCAATGTCTATCTCTATACCAGGTATACCAAACAATAAGGTAAGAGCATCTGCTCCAGGTCTTAAATCTGTAAGTGGTAGTAAGTATGTAATGACTCCAGGTACTGGAAGAAACGTTACTATTACAGCTTCAGGTACTTTACCAGATGGTCAGTCTGTATCTTCTAAATCTGAATTCAGAATTAAAGATATTCCAAGACCAGAAGGTTCTGTAAGTAAGCAAACAGGTAGTATTAAACTTCCAAAAAGGAATGTTGAGATCGCTACTGTAGGTGCTGGCTTAGAAGATTTCGATTTTGATTTAAACCTTGCAGTAAGCGGATTTAAATTCAAAGTACCAGGTCAACCAACTGTTTCAGTAAGAGGAAACAAAATGAATGCTAAGGCTAAACAAGCTTTATCACGTGCTAAAAGAGGAGATATCGTTCAAATATTTGATATCGAAGCTTATATCACAAACAATAAGAGTTACAAGTTGAAGAAAGTATCTCCAGTAGTTGTGGAGATTACAAACTAA
- the porL gene encoding type IX secretion system motor protein PorL/GldL: MAQSKSTKKLFNMAYGLGASVVIIGALFKILHWELGPLNGGILLAIGLITEALIFAISAFEPVDDELDWALVYPELAGGEGKAPKKAQAATEVKEAEASLSKKLDDLLKEAGVDASLMESLGSSIKNFEGAAKGIAPTVDAMESTKKYSSEMVQAASQMESLNSLYKVQLESASKQASVNEEVVQNASALKDQMASLSTNLSSLNGVYGGMLSAMSKN, encoded by the coding sequence ATGGCACAGTCAAAATCCACAAAAAAATTATTTAACATGGCCTACGGGCTTGGAGCATCAGTTGTAATTATTGGTGCATTATTTAAAATTCTTCACTGGGAGTTAGGACCATTAAATGGTGGTATTCTTCTAGCGATAGGTCTTATTACAGAAGCATTAATTTTCGCGATCAGTGCATTTGAACCAGTAGATGACGAGTTAGATTGGGCATTAGTATACCCAGAATTAGCAGGTGGTGAAGGTAAAGCACCAAAGAAAGCACAAGCTGCAACAGAAGTAAAAGAAGCTGAAGCATCTTTATCTAAGAAATTAGATGATTTATTAAAAGAAGCTGGTGTAGACGCAAGTCTTATGGAAAGCTTAGGTTCAAGCATTAAAAACTTTGAAGGTGCTGCTAAAGGTATCGCTCCAACAGTTGATGCAATGGAATCTACTAAGAAATATTCTAGTGAAATGGTTCAGGCTGCCTCTCAAATGGAGTCTTTGAACAGTCTTTATAAAGTACAATTAGAAAGTGCTAGCAAACAAGCTTCAGTTAATGAAGAAGTTGTTCAAAATGCAAGTGCACTTAAAGATCAAATGGCATCTTTGTCTACAAACCTTTCTTCATTGAATGGTGTATATGGTGGTATGTTATCTGCAATGAGCAAAAACTAA
- the porK gene encoding T9SS ring complex lipoprotein PorK/GldK, which translates to MKKLLLSSIAFVFLLTSCGSKQKGELTGVQGKKWYPEKPYGMELIPRGSFIMGKSEEDQGKLLNAPTKTVTVRSFYMDDTEITNSEYRQFVEWVKDSIVRTKLAILADELGIGPEEGGIGDYAFKDADTTRASVYDKYMLDNYSGMGETGYEGRALSKDEDLVWNTSDYPDEYYTEIMDSIYLSEEESYNGQRTIDVKSLKYKYSWMDIEAAARASVKGNKSRKDFIRTEEVEIYPDTTVWIRDFSYSYNEPMHNDYFWHDAYSEYPVVGISWQQAKAFCNWRTKFKNDDNKSRNRQFVNQFRLPTEAEWEYAARGGIEGGTYPWGGPYVISDTGCFMANFKPQRGDYAADAALYTVEAKSYEPNDFNMYNMAGNVSEWTNSSYDPSAYDYVSTMNPNGGDSSNTRKVIRGGSWKDVAYFLQVSTRDYEYADSARSYIGFRTVQDYMGEEDSTQ; encoded by the coding sequence ATGAAGAAGCTATTGTTATCCTCTATAGCGTTTGTTTTTTTACTCACAAGTTGTGGGTCTAAGCAAAAAGGTGAGCTAACTGGAGTCCAGGGAAAAAAATGGTACCCAGAAAAACCATATGGAATGGAACTTATCCCAAGGGGTTCTTTCATAATGGGTAAGAGTGAAGAAGATCAAGGAAAGTTATTGAATGCGCCGACTAAGACAGTTACGGTACGTTCTTTTTACATGGATGATACAGAAATCACGAATAGTGAGTATCGTCAGTTTGTAGAATGGGTAAAGGATTCTATAGTTAGAACCAAGTTAGCCATTTTAGCTGATGAGTTAGGTATCGGTCCAGAAGAAGGCGGTATTGGTGACTATGCTTTTAAAGATGCAGATACTACAAGAGCATCTGTATACGATAAGTATATGTTGGACAATTACTCAGGTATGGGTGAAACGGGCTACGAAGGTAGGGCGTTGAGCAAAGATGAAGACCTGGTATGGAACACATCAGACTATCCAGATGAGTATTATACTGAAATTATGGATTCTATCTATCTATCAGAAGAAGAGTCTTATAATGGTCAACGTACCATAGATGTTAAAAGTCTTAAGTATAAGTATAGCTGGATGGATATTGAGGCAGCTGCACGTGCTTCTGTAAAAGGAAACAAGAGTCGTAAAGACTTCATTCGTACAGAAGAAGTAGAGATATACCCAGATACAACAGTTTGGATCAGAGATTTCTCTTATTCTTATAACGAACCAATGCACAACGATTATTTCTGGCATGATGCGTATAGCGAATATCCTGTAGTTGGTATCAGCTGGCAACAAGCTAAAGCATTCTGTAACTGGAGAACGAAGTTCAAAAATGATGATAACAAGAGTCGTAATAGACAATTCGTTAATCAATTTAGACTTCCAACAGAAGCTGAATGGGAATATGCTGCAAGAGGTGGTATAGAAGGTGGTACGTACCCATGGGGTGGACCATATGTAATTAGTGATACTGGTTGTTTTATGGCAAACTTTAAGCCACAACGTGGAGATTATGCTGCAGATGCTGCTTTATATACAGTAGAAGCGAAATCTTACGAGCCTAATGACTTTAATATGTACAACATGGCCGGTAACGTTTCTGAGTGGACAAATTCAAGTTACGATCCAAGTGCATACGATTATGTATCAACAATGAACCCTAACGGAGGAGACTCATCTAATACTAGAAAAGTTATTAGAGGTGGATCTTGGAAAGATGTAGCTTACTTCTTACAAGTAAGTACAAGAGATTACGAATACGCTGATTCGGCTCGTAGTTACATAGGGTTCAGAACAGTACAAGATTATATGGGTGAGGAAGATTCCACACAATAA
- a CDS encoding formimidoylglutamase, translating into MAFDFLVPVSDKVLAHNELLPSQSIGKNTHIHTEKDGLPVLANATVAIIGVRESRNAYEKKHEKLDVSAIRLQFYKLLIGNWNATIVDLGDIEEGATVNDTYFVVKEVVAELLEEHVIPIILGATQDITYPAYRAFDGIRDMINLVAIDSRFDFGIEDELISSHSYMSKIITDKPNNLFNFSNIGYQSYFNAQEEIDLMERLFFDAYRLGEVANDISLAEPVLRNAHMVSLDLRSVKASEISSSANFSPNGFNGREICAISRYAGISDKVSVFGLYEMENTVQSQQLIAQIIWYFIEGINFRIKESPYTKTDDFVKYNVPSEDEELVFYKSLLTERWWTEVPSIFTSHTKGHTPALLPCTEKDYLDACNQQIPERWFKAYKKGFN; encoded by the coding sequence ATGGCCTTTGATTTTCTAGTTCCGGTATCGGATAAAGTTTTAGCCCATAATGAGTTATTGCCTAGTCAGTCCATTGGTAAAAACACCCATATTCATACAGAAAAGGATGGTTTGCCTGTATTGGCAAATGCCACGGTAGCAATAATTGGTGTTAGAGAATCTAGAAATGCCTATGAAAAGAAGCATGAGAAGTTAGATGTTTCTGCAATACGATTACAATTCTACAAACTTCTGATAGGAAACTGGAATGCAACCATTGTAGATTTAGGTGATATTGAAGAAGGAGCTACCGTAAATGACACTTATTTTGTTGTTAAAGAAGTAGTGGCTGAGTTATTAGAAGAACATGTTATTCCTATTATTTTAGGTGCAACACAAGATATAACCTACCCAGCTTACAGAGCTTTTGACGGTATCAGAGATATGATTAATCTGGTAGCGATAGATAGTAGGTTCGATTTTGGAATAGAAGATGAGCTTATTTCATCACATTCCTATATGAGTAAAATCATAACAGATAAGCCAAATAATCTTTTTAATTTTTCAAATATTGGCTATCAAAGTTATTTTAATGCTCAAGAAGAAATAGATTTAATGGAGCGTTTATTTTTTGACGCCTACAGACTTGGAGAAGTTGCAAACGACATTTCTTTAGCAGAACCTGTACTTAGAAATGCACATATGGTAAGTTTAGACTTACGATCTGTTAAAGCAAGTGAAATTTCTTCATCAGCAAATTTTTCTCCGAACGGATTTAATGGTAGGGAGATCTGTGCCATTTCTAGATATGCCGGTATTAGTGATAAAGTTTCTGTATTTGGATTGTATGAAATGGAGAACACCGTACAGTCACAACAGCTGATAGCGCAGATTATATGGTACTTTATAGAAGGTATCAATTTTAGAATTAAAGAATCTCCATATACCAAAACAGACGACTTTGTTAAGTATAATGTACCTAGTGAAGACGAAGAATTGGTATTCTACAAAAGTTTATTAACAGAAAGATGGTGGACAGAAGTTCCATCTATTTTTACTTCACATACTAAAGGCCATACACCAGCGTTATTACCTTGCACCGAGAAGGATTATTTAGATGCATGTAATCAACAAATTCCAGAAAGGTGGTTTAAGGCCTACAAGAAAGGCTTTAATTAA
- the topA gene encoding type I DNA topoisomerase yields the protein MAKNLVIVESPAKAKTIEKFLGKDFKVESSFGHIADLPSKELGVDVEGDFTPKYIVDKDKQALVKKLKSLADKAETIWLASDEDREGEAISWHLAEELGLDKKKTKRIVFNSVTKAAIQKAIENPREINYNLVNAQQARRVLDRLVGYQLSPVLWKKIKPGLSAGRVQSVAVRLIVERERDIEGFEPQASFKIAAEFQTEAGSTFSAKLNKTFKSEKEAKTFLEKNKAADFSVSKLDKKPAKKSPSAPFTTSTLQQEASRKLYFSVGRTMQVAQRLYEAGLITYMRTDSVNLSNEALTSAKEAIEKNYGKEYSETRNFKGKSKGAQEAHEAIRPTDMGNQSPSLERDQSKLYDLIWKRTVASQMSDAQLERTNVKIKASKHSEEFTANGEVIKFDGFLKVYMEGVDDEDVAEEQEGMLPAMKEGERLLNNFISATERFTRAPYRFTEASLVKKLEELGIGRPSTYAPTISTILNRGYVEKGTIEGTERKYQQLMLASDIIEEKNLTENVGSDKGKMVPTDIGMIVTDFLVTNFANILDYNFTAQVEEDFDEIASGDEDWKKMMKNFYKDFHPNVVDVEENAERASGERILGKDPKSGKQVSVRLGRFGPMVQIGTVDDEEKPTFASLLPEQSLNTISYDEAMDLFKLPRKLGVYEGEEVLANVGRFGPYVKFGEKFISMDKGESAFEIEMDRAIELIVAKQKADAPVAMYEDMEVTKGTGRFGPFIKWNGMFINVNKKYDFDNLSNDDIIELIEVKKQKEIDKVIHNWEEEGIRIEKARWGRHNVLKGKIKVELAKTVDVVNMTLEEAQKLIEAKTPKKKTPKKKAKAKPKSKK from the coding sequence ATGGCGAAAAATTTAGTAATTGTTGAGTCTCCTGCAAAGGCCAAAACTATAGAGAAGTTTTTGGGAAAGGATTTTAAGGTTGAATCGAGCTTTGGTCACATTGCCGATTTACCTTCAAAGGAGTTAGGAGTAGATGTTGAGGGCGATTTTACACCGAAATATATAGTCGATAAAGACAAGCAAGCTTTAGTGAAAAAACTTAAGAGTCTTGCCGATAAAGCAGAGACTATATGGCTCGCGAGTGATGAGGATCGAGAGGGAGAGGCTATTTCTTGGCACTTGGCCGAAGAGCTAGGTTTAGACAAGAAAAAGACAAAACGTATTGTTTTCAACTCGGTTACAAAAGCTGCTATTCAAAAAGCGATTGAGAACCCAAGAGAAATTAATTACAACCTTGTAAATGCGCAACAGGCGAGACGAGTATTGGACCGTTTGGTTGGGTATCAATTATCGCCAGTACTTTGGAAAAAGATTAAGCCGGGTCTTTCTGCCGGTCGTGTTCAATCTGTAGCCGTTAGGTTAATTGTTGAACGAGAAAGAGATATTGAAGGCTTTGAGCCGCAAGCTTCATTTAAGATTGCAGCGGAGTTTCAAACAGAAGCGGGAAGTACTTTTTCAGCTAAGTTAAACAAGACCTTTAAATCAGAAAAAGAAGCAAAAACATTTTTAGAGAAAAATAAAGCCGCTGATTTTTCAGTAAGTAAGTTAGATAAAAAACCAGCTAAGAAATCGCCATCTGCGCCGTTTACAACTTCTACATTACAGCAAGAAGCATCAAGAAAATTATATTTTTCTGTAGGTAGAACCATGCAGGTAGCCCAGCGTTTATATGAAGCGGGTTTAATTACTTACATGAGAACAGATAGTGTAAACCTTTCTAACGAAGCGTTGACATCTGCGAAAGAAGCTATTGAAAAGAATTACGGTAAAGAATATAGCGAAACAAGAAATTTTAAAGGAAAGTCTAAAGGAGCTCAAGAAGCACACGAAGCTATTAGACCTACAGATATGGGTAATCAATCTCCATCATTGGAGCGTGATCAATCTAAATTATATGACTTAATTTGGAAACGTACAGTTGCATCTCAAATGAGTGATGCTCAATTAGAACGTACCAATGTTAAGATTAAAGCAAGCAAGCATTCAGAAGAATTTACTGCAAACGGTGAGGTTATAAAGTTCGATGGTTTCTTAAAAGTGTACATGGAAGGTGTAGATGATGAAGATGTAGCCGAAGAACAAGAAGGTATGTTGCCGGCAATGAAAGAAGGCGAGCGTTTGTTGAATAATTTTATTTCAGCAACAGAACGTTTTACAAGAGCACCATATAGATTTACAGAAGCATCTTTAGTAAAGAAGTTAGAAGAATTGGGTATTGGTAGACCATCTACATATGCACCAACAATATCTACAATTCTTAATAGAGGCTATGTTGAAAAAGGCACAATTGAAGGTACAGAACGTAAGTATCAGCAATTAATGTTAGCATCAGATATAATAGAAGAAAAGAATCTTACTGAAAATGTAGGTTCAGATAAAGGTAAAATGGTGCCAACAGATATTGGTATGATTGTTACCGATTTCCTGGTGACTAATTTTGCCAATATTTTAGATTACAATTTTACAGCACAAGTAGAGGAAGATTTTGATGAAATAGCTTCTGGTGATGAAGACTGGAAGAAGATGATGAAGAACTTCTATAAAGATTTTCATCCTAATGTAGTAGATGTTGAAGAAAATGCAGAACGTGCAAGCGGAGAAAGAATATTAGGTAAAGATCCTAAAAGCGGAAAACAAGTTTCCGTGCGTTTAGGTAGATTCGGACCAATGGTACAAATAGGTACTGTTGATGATGAGGAGAAGCCAACATTCGCAAGTTTACTACCAGAACAATCTTTAAATACCATTTCATATGACGAGGCAATGGATCTTTTTAAACTTCCTAGAAAATTAGGGGTTTATGAAGGAGAAGAAGTATTGGCTAACGTAGGTAGATTTGGACCATATGTAAAGTTCGGAGAAAAGTTTATTTCTATGGATAAAGGCGAAAGTGCTTTTGAAATAGAGATGGATAGGGCAATAGAACTTATAGTTGCTAAGCAGAAAGCTGATGCACCAGTTGCCATGTATGAAGATATGGAGGTAACCAAAGGCACAGGTAGATTTGGACCGTTCATTAAGTGGAACGGTATGTTTATCAACGTGAATAAAAAATACGATTTTGATAATTTATCAAATGATGACATTATAGAACTTATCGAAGTCAAAAAGCAAAAAGAAATAGATAAGGTTATTCATAACTGGGAAGAAGAAGGCATTCGTATAGAAAAAGCTAGATGGGGTCGTCATAATGTCTTAAAAGGTAAAATAAAGGTAGAATTGGCAAAAACTGTTGATGTTGTCAATATGACTTTAGAAGAAGCCCAGAAGTTGATAGAGGCAAAGACTCCGAAGAAAAAAACTCCAAAGAAAAAGGCAAAAGCTAAACCTAAGTCAAAAAAGTAA
- a CDS encoding LVIVD repeat-containing protein, which translates to MVIFDISDITNITIQSRIVNAIYNNDVWLSNIEYPQADFYEYGDIDYGKDIVVGWEVSTERRSVVEYEERYRYTDDLAFQTAESNDSGQPSTGQGGSLARFKIIGDYLYVVDYSNINIFNIADVEDVKVLDDVQVAWDIETIYSQGDILFIGGAQGMYIYGIEDPKNPEFISEFRHGTACDPVVVDGDYAYVTLKGGGFCGNTESGLYVIDISNLENPELKVIYPMDGPNGLGVKDNTLFVCDGDSGLKVYDKTDAPNVTLVNTFEDIVAYDVIPLASSLLMIGDRTLYQYEYVDNNIRLLSTFQL; encoded by the coding sequence TTGGTAATTTTTGACATATCAGATATTACTAATATTACCATTCAAAGTAGAATTGTAAATGCCATATATAATAATGATGTATGGCTTTCGAATATAGAGTATCCTCAGGCAGATTTTTATGAGTATGGCGATATTGATTATGGTAAAGATATTGTTGTAGGCTGGGAGGTAAGCACAGAAAGAAGGTCTGTTGTAGAGTATGAAGAGCGGTATCGATATACTGATGATTTAGCTTTCCAAACAGCAGAAAGTAATGATTCTGGTCAGCCTAGTACTGGGCAAGGCGGCTCTTTGGCGCGTTTTAAAATAATAGGTGATTATTTATACGTAGTAGATTATAGTAATATCAATATTTTTAACATTGCAGATGTTGAAGATGTAAAAGTTTTAGATGATGTACAAGTAGCTTGGGATATTGAAACGATATACAGTCAAGGAGATATTTTATTTATAGGCGGTGCCCAGGGCATGTATATTTATGGAATAGAGGACCCGAAAAATCCGGAGTTTATTTCAGAATTTAGGCATGGTACTGCTTGTGATCCTGTGGTTGTTGATGGCGATTATGCATATGTAACTTTAAAAGGCGGAGGTTTCTGTGGAAATACCGAAAGTGGATTGTATGTGATTGATATATCTAATCTTGAGAATCCTGAATTAAAAGTAATTTACCCGATGGATGGACCAAACGGATTAGGAGTAAAAGATAATACGCTATTTGTATGCGACGGTGATTCAGGTTTAAAAGTATATGATAAAACAGATGCGCCAAACGTTACTTTAGTCAATACTTTTGAAGATATTGTTGCCTATGATGTTATACCGTTAGCATCATCATTATTAATGATTGGTGATCGCACATTGTATCAATATGAATATGTAGATAATAACATTAGGTTGTTAAGTACCTTTCAATTGTAA
- the miaB gene encoding tRNA (N6-isopentenyl adenosine(37)-C2)-methylthiotransferase MiaB: MEKTIDENVQGTTLVVDGKEANKRNLYIESYGCAMNFADSEIVASILATEGFNTTQTLEDADLVLVNTCSIRDKAEQTIRKRLTEYNKVKKTRPHLKVGVLGCMAERLKDKLLDEEKIVDMVVGPDAYKDLPNLIKEVDSGRDAVNVILSKDETYGDIAPVRLNTNGVTAFVSITRGCDNMCTFCVVPFTRGRERSRDPQSILTEVKELSENGFKEITLLGQNVDSYLWYGGGLKKNFVNASDMQKATATNFSKLLEMVALANPKMRIRFSTSNPQDMTLDVIRTMAKHKNICNHVHLPVQSGSNRILKEMNRLHTIEEYFELTDEIRKILPGCSISQDIITGFPTETEEDHAATLKALEYVKYDFGFMYSYSERPGTMAGRKMEDDVPEATKKRRLSEIIALQRSHCQFRTEKHVGQIQEVLIEGTSKKSEHEWKGRNTQSTVVVFPKENYKVGDFVNVRINDCTSATLKGVAVGYSDNN, from the coding sequence ATGGAGAAAACCATAGACGAAAATGTGCAGGGCACAACTTTGGTAGTTGACGGAAAAGAGGCTAACAAACGAAATCTCTACATTGAGAGTTACGGTTGCGCCATGAACTTTGCAGACAGTGAAATTGTAGCATCTATACTTGCGACCGAAGGTTTTAACACCACCCAAACGCTAGAAGATGCAGATTTAGTACTTGTAAACACATGTTCTATTAGAGATAAAGCGGAACAGACCATTCGCAAAAGATTAACCGAATATAATAAGGTTAAAAAAACTCGACCACATTTAAAAGTCGGCGTTCTTGGCTGTATGGCTGAACGCCTAAAAGACAAGCTTTTAGATGAAGAAAAAATAGTAGACATGGTCGTTGGCCCAGATGCCTATAAAGATTTACCCAACTTAATAAAGGAAGTAGATTCTGGTAGAGATGCGGTTAATGTTATTCTTTCTAAGGATGAAACTTACGGCGATATTGCACCCGTTAGGCTAAACACAAACGGAGTTACCGCTTTTGTTTCTATCACCAGAGGATGTGATAACATGTGTACATTTTGTGTTGTACCATTTACTAGAGGCCGCGAACGTAGTAGAGACCCACAGTCTATTTTAACTGAAGTAAAAGAGCTTTCTGAAAACGGATTCAAAGAAATTACATTACTTGGACAGAATGTAGATAGTTATTTATGGTATGGCGGCGGACTCAAAAAGAATTTTGTGAATGCTTCTGATATGCAAAAAGCGACAGCTACCAACTTTTCTAAACTGTTAGAAATGGTCGCATTGGCAAACCCAAAAATGCGTATTCGCTTTTCAACATCTAACCCGCAAGACATGACTTTGGATGTGATCAGAACCATGGCCAAACATAAAAATATTTGTAATCACGTTCATTTACCCGTACAAAGCGGTAGCAATCGCATTTTAAAGGAAATGAATCGTTTACACACTATCGAAGAGTATTTTGAACTGACAGATGAAATTAGAAAAATTCTACCTGGCTGCTCTATTTCTCAAGATATCATTACTGGTTTCCCTACAGAAACAGAGGAAGATCACGCGGCTACTTTAAAAGCCCTAGAGTATGTGAAGTATGATTTTGGTTTTATGTATTCTTATTCTGAAAGACCTGGCACTATGGCTGGCAGAAAAATGGAAGATGATGTGCCAGAGGCTACAAAAAAGAGACGTCTATCTGAAATTATAGCCTTACAGAGAAGCCACTGTCAGTTTAGAACAGAAAAACATGTCGGTCAAATTCAAGAGGTTTTAATAGAAGGGACTTCAAAAAAATCGGAACATGAATGGAAAGGAAGAAACACTCAAAGTACTGTAGTAGTTTTTCCGAAAGAAAATTACAAGGTAGGCGACTTTGTAAACGTACGAATTAACGACTGCACTTCTGCAACCTTAAAAGGTGTTGCTGTTGGGTATTCTGACAATAACTAA